The following are encoded together in the Penaeus chinensis breed Huanghai No. 1 chromosome 20, ASM1920278v2, whole genome shotgun sequence genome:
- the LOC125035901 gene encoding opsin-5-like has product MSSHLWSFGYKWHHCAKLTPVPLLQPDPCSPLPFKECSDWLLPLLRWKSWSGSLVSLILSRLASMTKDPLTITMEKGVNLWLVAWLGSPFVVLQHEGLTSTVGNSIFVTVLRHRLKTISDGQTVLLLNTALCDLGISITGYPYTTISSYAGHWIFGDVMCQMYGFLCFTLNQVQMNTLVVVAIFRYISICHPQFKHLLKPSLAKRCLIAVWLYGVAWSTPPLLGWSRYTKEPFETSCSTDWYDRSLSGIAYSICLVVFCYAVHVICLAICYQKILYKSRQLQLSLPETNPKLSLYGDDDINMMNIMMMCSFLMFWTPYAVCSIISIFKTDISTFWYVFPTVFAKTSCMMNPIIYGLSHKLLRRELLKLLRTCCCVDKSGDIRDLQETRK; this is encoded by the exons ATGTCATCGCACCTCTGGAGCTTTGGGTACAAGTGGCACCACTGTGCCAAGCTGACCCCTGTTCCCCTACTCCAGCCTGACCCCTGCTCCCCTTTGCCTTTCAAAGAATGCTCGGATTGGCTTT TGCCTCTCCTTCGTTGGAAGTCTTGGTCGGGGTCTTTAGTGAGCCTGATCCTCTCTAGGCTGGCGTCGATGACCAAAGACCCACTTACCATAACAATGGAAAAGGGTGTGAACTTGTGGCTTGTCGCATGGTTAGGCTCGCCCTTTGTGGTGCTGCAACACGAGG GCCTCACCTCGACCGTGGGCAACTCCATCTTCGTGACAGTGCTGCGACATCGGCTGAAGACCATCTCAGACGGCCAGACGGTGCTGCTGCTGAACACGGCCCTCTGCGACCTCGGCATCTCGATCACAGGCTACCCGTACACAACCATCAGCTCTTATGCAGGACACTGGATCTTCGGTGACGTCATGTGTCAGATGTATGGTTTTCTGTGCTTCACACTCAACCAG gttCAGATGAATACTTTGGTTGTCGTTGCCATCTTTCGGTATATAAGTATCTGCCATCCTCAGTTCA AACACCTCCTGAAACCAAGCCTTGCCAAGCGATGCCTAATAGCGGTCTGGCTGTACGGCGTGGCTTGGTCGACCCCGCCGCTGCTCGGTTGGTCTCGCTATACCAAAGAACCATTCGAGACCTCTTGCTCCACCGACTGGTATGACCGCTCGCTCTCCGGCATCGCCTACAGCATTT GTCTGGTCGTGTTTTGCTACGCCGTCCACGTGATCTGCCTCGCCATCTGCTACCAGAAGATTCTCTACAAGTCTCGCCAGCTCCAGCTCTCCCTGCCGGAGACCAATCCCAAGCTCTCCTTGTATGGCGACGACGACATCAATATG ATGAACATCATGATGATGTGTAGTTTCCTCATGTTTTGGACACCCTATGCAGTTTGCTCCATCATTTCCATCTTCAAGACTGACATCAGCACTTTCTG GTATGTATTCCCGACCGTGTTCGCCAAAACATCGTGTATGATGAACCCGATTATTTACGGCCTGAGCCACAAACTGCTAAGGCGGGAACTTCTGAAGCTGCTGAGGACATGCTGCTGTGTCGACAAGTCGGGCGACATCCGGGATCTGCAGGAGACTcgaaagtaa